One window of the Trueperaceae bacterium genome contains the following:
- a CDS encoding CoA transferase produces the protein MLDDLLVLDLTRVLAGPYCTLLFSDLGARVVKVESPSGDDTRRWGPPYPGGESGYYLSVNRGKESVVVDLKDERGAAVVRGLARKADVIVENFKVGDLERYGLDHASVAATNPRVVYVSITGFGQDGPRAKEPGYDAAMQAQSGLLAMTGEPDGPPVKLGVAWIDVLTGLHAATGALAALHRRERTGEGARLDVSLFDVALASLVNQAQNALLTGEVPPRLGSAHPTIVPYQSFEAADGGVVVAVGNDGQFARLCAVLGTGELAADPRFATNDGRVANRSALVPLLADVIRQRRAAELLAACRSAGVPATPVTTLPDALADEQATARGMVVEGAHPTIGALPMVASPLWHAQGPDGRSLGLAPAPGAAPVPPLLAQHTRAVLERELGLSAAEIDALAAAGVVRVLG, from the coding sequence ATGCTCGACGACCTCCTTGTTCTCGACCTGACGCGGGTCCTCGCGGGCCCGTACTGCACCCTGCTGTTCTCGGACCTCGGCGCGCGCGTCGTCAAGGTTGAGTCGCCGTCCGGCGACGACACGCGGCGGTGGGGGCCGCCGTACCCGGGGGGCGAGAGCGGCTACTACCTGTCGGTCAACCGGGGCAAGGAGAGCGTGGTCGTCGACCTCAAGGACGAGCGGGGCGCCGCCGTCGTCCGCGGGCTCGCGCGCAAGGCCGACGTGATCGTCGAGAACTTCAAGGTCGGCGACCTGGAGCGTTACGGGCTCGACCACGCGAGCGTCGCGGCCACCAACCCACGCGTCGTCTACGTGTCCATCACGGGCTTCGGCCAGGACGGGCCGCGGGCGAAGGAGCCAGGCTACGACGCCGCCATGCAGGCGCAGTCGGGCCTACTGGCCATGACGGGCGAGCCGGACGGGCCGCCCGTCAAGCTCGGCGTGGCGTGGATCGACGTGCTGACGGGACTGCATGCGGCCACCGGGGCGTTGGCGGCGTTGCACCGGCGGGAGAGGACGGGCGAGGGCGCGCGCCTGGACGTGTCGCTCTTCGACGTCGCGCTCGCGAGCCTCGTGAACCAGGCCCAGAACGCCTTGCTGACGGGCGAGGTGCCGCCCCGCCTCGGCAGCGCTCATCCGACGATCGTGCCTTACCAGTCGTTCGAGGCGGCCGACGGCGGCGTGGTGGTGGCGGTCGGCAACGACGGCCAGTTCGCGCGCCTCTGCGCCGTCCTGGGCACCGGGGAGCTGGCGGCCGACCCGCGGTTCGCGACCAACGACGGGCGCGTGGCGAACCGCTCCGCCCTCGTTCCCCTCCTGGCGGACGTCATCAGGCAGCGGCGGGCTGCCGAGCTCCTGGCGGCCTGCCGCTCCGCCGGGGTGCCGGCCACGCCGGTCACGACGTTGCCCGACGCCCTCGCCGACGAGCAGGCGACGGCCCGCGGCATGGTCGTCGAAGGGGCTCACCCGACCATCGGCGCCCTGCCGATGGTGGCGAGCCCCCTCTGGCACGCGCAAGGCCCGGACGGGCGCTCGCTCGGCCTGGCGCCGGCGCCAGGCGCGGCACCCGTGCCGCCGCTGCTCGCGCAGCACACGCGGGCCGTGCTCGAGCGCGAGCTGGGCCTGAGCGCCGCCGAGATCGACGCGCTCGCGGCAGCGGGCGTCGTGCGGGTCCTAGGGTAG
- a CDS encoding Crp/Fnr family transcriptional regulator: MLETFERLDTASTCQVASIVPSGLALPTRTLEPGQVLYEADREASSLYIVNQGVLKAVVPTSLGRDRIADLYGPGDVLGLSSLDGGNHAETVVAVHEACLTPIDPQQAMNDRGLRDYVLRSLARQLRRSREMLDEAEMPVGARVTRALLRLAKQFGLPADDQQGGIKLPLALTHEDLADLTGSSRVTITRILGELRSEGALSGTRGVYVADVPGLERATDHYVMQVL; the protein is encoded by the coding sequence ATGCTCGAAACGTTCGAACGACTCGATACGGCGAGCACCTGTCAGGTGGCAAGCATCGTTCCCTCCGGCTTGGCGCTGCCCACGCGCACGCTGGAGCCCGGTCAGGTGCTCTACGAAGCCGACCGCGAGGCGAGCAGCCTCTACATCGTCAACCAGGGCGTCCTCAAGGCGGTCGTCCCCACCAGCCTCGGCCGCGACCGCATCGCCGACCTGTACGGTCCCGGCGACGTCTTGGGCCTCTCCTCGCTGGACGGCGGCAACCACGCCGAGACCGTCGTGGCCGTCCACGAGGCGTGCCTCACGCCCATCGACCCGCAGCAGGCCATGAACGACCGCGGCCTACGCGACTACGTGCTCCGCAGCCTGGCGCGCCAGCTCCGCCGCAGCCGCGAGATGCTCGACGAGGCCGAGATGCCCGTCGGCGCCCGCGTCACGCGCGCGCTCCTGCGCCTCGCCAAGCAGTTCGGCCTGCCGGCGGACGACCAGCAGGGCGGCATCAAGCTCCCGCTCGCGCTCACGCACGAGGACCTCGCCGACCTCACCGGCTCCAGCCGCGTGACGATCACCCGCATCCTCGGCGAGCTCCGCAGCGAGGGGGCGCTGTCCGGCACGCGCGGCGTGTACGTGGCGGATGTGCCCGGCCTGGAGCGCGCCACGGACCACTACGTCATGCAGGTCCTGTAA
- a CDS encoding NifU family protein, translated as MLKFTDIAKERVLRFLDAQSSQGMRALRIAGNRAEQRLWLVRAEDERPDDRVQAEAGFAVFLDPATAGQLDGAVVDFVEGVMQSGFRIYHPSPSWDDPLAQRVQDAIDKHINPGVAGHGGTVTLEGVEDGMAIIRFGGGCHGCGAADLTLKQGIDRILKEQVPEIRGVMDATDHATGENPYYERDTRRAESPLT; from the coding sequence ATGTTGAAGTTCACCGACATCGCCAAGGAACGCGTCCTCCGCTTCCTGGACGCGCAGAGCAGCCAAGGCATGCGCGCCCTGCGCATCGCGGGCAACCGCGCCGAGCAGCGCCTCTGGCTGGTCAGGGCCGAGGACGAACGCCCTGACGACCGCGTCCAGGCGGAAGCGGGCTTCGCGGTCTTCCTCGACCCGGCGACGGCCGGCCAGTTGGACGGCGCCGTCGTCGACTTCGTCGAGGGCGTGATGCAGTCCGGGTTCCGCATCTATCACCCCAGCCCCAGCTGGGACGACCCGCTCGCCCAGCGCGTGCAGGACGCCATCGACAAGCACATCAACCCCGGCGTGGCCGGCCACGGCGGCACCGTGACGCTCGAGGGGGTCGAGGACGGCATGGCCATCATCCGCTTCGGCGGCGGCTGCCACGGCTGCGGCGCCGCCGACCTGACCCTCAAGCAGGGCATAGACCGCATCCTCAAGGAGCAGGTCCCCGAGATCCGCGGGGTCATGGACGCCACGGACCACGCCACGGGCGAGAACCCCTACTACGAGCGCGACACGCGCCGGGCCGAGTCGCCGCTGACCTGA
- a CDS encoding ABC transporter ATP-binding protein has product MRPPDDLPGVRSVPLISVRELTKRFPGVVANDSVSLDLLPGEVHALLGENGAGKTTLISMLYGLLQPDGGSIAMDAQRVTIKNPRHAMDLGIGLVAQHFNLARRHTVAENLAVGLRGTPFWRPTRALQRRAAELTERYGLAVRMNAQVAALSPGERQRVEILKAVMQGARLLILDEPTSVLTPQEADALLKVVTDMRRDGRGILFISHKLGEVLRVADRITVLRGGKVVGRRARGGVEASELARLMVGAPTATPQRLGIPPEGEPVLRVSGVWVRGRRGPALRGLDLEVRPGEVLGVAGVAGNGQSELAQVLTGLARPEKGSVTLAGADIGRLSPREVRKLGVAYIPEDRRAEGVAGTMSVAENLVLRQVRDKEFARGPVIDWRKAEAFAAAAVTRFDIRTPSLATAARTLSGGNVQKIVLARELSGRPSLVVASHPTYGLDVGSAAMTHERLLAQRERGAAVVLISEDLDELRALSDTIVVLFAGRVAGTLPISEAVTEAGWERLGLLMGGSAAA; this is encoded by the coding sequence GTGCGACCGCCCGACGACCTACCGGGTGTTCGTTCCGTCCCGCTGATCAGCGTTCGCGAGCTCACCAAGCGCTTCCCAGGAGTGGTAGCGAACGACTCCGTGAGCCTCGACCTGCTGCCGGGCGAGGTGCACGCCCTGTTGGGCGAGAACGGCGCCGGCAAGACCACGCTCATCAGCATGCTCTACGGGCTGCTGCAGCCCGACGGCGGCAGCATAGCCATGGACGCTCAGCGCGTGACCATCAAGAACCCCAGGCACGCCATGGACCTCGGGATCGGCCTGGTGGCCCAGCACTTCAACCTCGCCAGGCGCCACACCGTCGCCGAGAACCTGGCGGTCGGCCTGCGCGGCACGCCGTTCTGGCGCCCCACCAGGGCGCTGCAGAGGCGCGCGGCGGAGCTCACCGAGCGCTACGGCCTCGCGGTGCGCATGAACGCGCAGGTGGCGGCCCTCTCGCCGGGCGAGCGGCAACGCGTCGAGATCCTCAAGGCCGTCATGCAAGGTGCGCGCCTCCTCATCCTCGACGAGCCGACCAGCGTGCTCACGCCACAGGAGGCCGACGCCCTCCTGAAGGTCGTCACCGACATGCGCAGGGACGGCCGGGGCATCCTCTTCATCAGTCACAAGCTCGGGGAGGTCCTCCGGGTCGCGGATCGCATCACGGTGCTACGTGGCGGCAAGGTCGTCGGGCGCCGCGCGCGCGGCGGGGTGGAGGCGAGCGAGCTGGCGCGCCTCATGGTCGGCGCGCCGACCGCCACCCCGCAGCGGCTCGGCATCCCGCCGGAAGGGGAGCCCGTGCTCCGCGTGAGCGGCGTGTGGGTCCGCGGTCGGCGGGGGCCGGCGCTGCGCGGCCTCGACCTGGAGGTCCGCCCCGGAGAGGTCCTCGGCGTCGCCGGCGTGGCCGGCAACGGTCAGAGCGAGCTCGCCCAGGTGCTGACGGGCCTGGCGCGGCCGGAGAAGGGCAGCGTGACGCTGGCGGGCGCCGACATCGGCCGCCTCTCACCCCGGGAAGTGCGGAAGCTGGGCGTCGCGTACATCCCCGAGGACCGGCGCGCCGAGGGCGTGGCCGGCACCATGAGCGTCGCGGAGAACCTCGTGCTCAGGCAGGTGCGCGACAAGGAGTTCGCCCGCGGTCCCGTCATCGACTGGCGCAAGGCGGAGGCGTTCGCCGCGGCGGCGGTCACGCGCTTCGACATCCGCACCCCCTCCCTCGCCACCGCCGCGCGCACCCTCTCCGGCGGCAACGTGCAGAAGATCGTGCTGGCGCGCGAGCTCTCCGGCAGGCCGAGCCTGGTCGTCGCCTCCCACCCGACCTACGGGCTCGACGTCGGCAGCGCCGCCATGACCCACGAGCGGCTCCTCGCGCAGCGCGAGCGCGGCGCTGCCGTCGTCCTGATAAGCGAGGACCTCGACGAGCTCAGGGCGCTGTCTGACACCATCGTGGTCCTCTTCGCCGGGCGCGTCGCGGGCACCCTCCCGATCAGCGAGGCGGTCACCGAGGCCGGTTGGGAGCGCCTCGGACTCCTCATGGGCGGGAGCGCTGCGGCATGA